The Polaribacter sp. HaHaR_3_91 genomic sequence AGTTAAGTATTGTGTGTAAATATTAGAAAGTTTAAATTATGATGTTGTAGTTTTTTTACTAGGCAGAAAATACTTTCTTTTTAGTGTAAAAAAATATGAAGAAACATTTGTGCAACTAATAAAAAGATTTATATTTGCACTCGCAAAACACATTTATGTGTCGCAAACTCCTTCTTAGCTCAGTTGGTTAGAGCATCTGACTGTTAATCAGAGGGTCCAAGGTTCGAGTCCTTGAGAGGGAGCAAAAAAAGTCTTATCTTTATTGATAAGGCTTTTTTTTATGCTTATATTTTTATTGATTTTAGACCGTTGTGGAGTGGTTGATTGTGTTGATTAATTTTATTTGAAGTGCAAAATACGCCGTTAAAAATTTATACGCCAACTAAAAGCAAATGGGTGAATCCGATAGATAGTTTTTGGAAATTTGAAAAAGGGGTAGAAAAAGAATAGGTAAACAGTTAATTTGTGTAGTTTATGTTGATGCTTACTTCTGTTTTTTTTATAATGAATATTGCGTGAAGGATAGTAGTGAAAAGTCCGCAGTGAGGCACGATCGAGGACTTGTAATGGATAGCCTGACCATTTTGAAGCTAAATCGTTTGTTGTTATAAATGATGTTCTTTTAAAAATGGGCACGCCCAAAATATTGTTACTATTTTAAAGTAAAAAAAAACTCATCAATAATTTAATTGATGAGTTTTGATATATTCTCGTTACAATTCCAAAAATACGGAATCATTAGAGTTGATAGTTTGGATAAATTACATAGCAACTAAATCGCCAGTAACATCTTTAGAAGGTAATTCTGTTTTACCCATTAAAAATAAATCTACTTGTCTTGCTGCTTCTCTTCCTTCAGAAATTGCCCAAACAATTAAAGACTGTCCGCGACGCATATCTCCTGCTGTAAAGATGTTTTTTACATTGGTTTGATATTTACCGTATTCTGCTTTGTAGTTAGAACGAGCATCTGTCTTAAGGCCTAATTTATCTGCTAAAGTGCTTTCTGGGCCTGTAAATCCTAATGCTAGTAAAGCTAAGTCGCAAGGCCATGTTTTTTCTGTACCTGCAATCTCTATTAGCTGAGGTCTTTGACCTGGAACCATTTTCCATTCTACATTAACTGTTTTTAAAGCAGTTAATTTTCCGTCTGAATCTTTAACAAACTCTTTGGTATTAATTAACCAATTACGCTCTGCACCTTCTTTGTGAGAAGAAGAAGTTTTTAATTGTAAAGGCCAAAAAGGCCAAGGAGTTGTTGGTGAACGGTGTCCTGGAGGTTTTGGCATAATTTCAAAGTTTACCACAGATTTTGCTCCGTGTCTGTTTGAGGTCCCAATACAATCAGATCCTGTATCTCCACCACCAATTACAATTACATCTTTATCTGTAGCTAGTATTTGGTTTTTTACTTCTTTACCAAATACAACTTTTGTTTGTTGTGTTAAGAAATCCATTGCTTGTACTACACCATCGGCATCAATACCAGGAGTTGGTAAGCTGCGTCTTTCTGTTGCACCGCCACATAATACAATGCTGTCAAAAGCTTTTAAATCTTTTACACTATAGTTAACGCCAACGTTTACATTTGTTTTAAATATAATTCCTTCTGCTTCTAAAATAGCAATTCTTCTATCGATAATTCCTTTTTCTAATTTAAAATTAGGAATTCCGTAACGTAATAAACCACCAACTTCATCATCTCTTTCAAAAACAGTTACTGTATGACCGGCTCTGTTTAATTGTTGTGCTGCTGCTAATCCTGCAGGACCAGAACCAACAATTGCAATTGTTTTTCCTGTTCTGTTTTTAGGAGGTTGTGGTTTTATCCATCCTTCTTTAAAGGCGCGTTCTACAATATTTTTTTCAATATTTTCAATAGAAACTGGGTCTTCAATAATACCTAGCACACATGATTGTTCGCATGGAGCAGGGCATAAGCGACCTGTGAATTCTGGAAAATTGTTTGTAGAATGTAGTATCCATGATGCTTTTTTCCATTCACCTTGGTGTACCATATGATTGAAATCTGGAATTAGATTTCCTAATGGACAACCACTATGGCAAAAAGGAATACCACAATCCATACAACGTGATCCTTGTTTTGTTATTTCTTCTTCAGAAAGAGGAACTGTAAATTCTTTATAATTTTTTACACGATCTTTTACAGCAGTGTATGTTTCATCCTGTCTTTCAAATTCTTTAAATCCTGTTATTTTTCCCATGACATTATGCTATTGTTAGTTCTTCGAACATTGGTTCTTCTGTTTCTATACGTTTTAAGGCTTTCTTGTATTCAGTTGGCATTACTTTTACAAAGTTTTTTAAACTTGTGTCCCAATCTGCTAACAATTCTGCACCTTTTTTACTGTCTGTATATAAAACATGTTTTTCTATTGTTGCTTTTAATTCGGCAGCAACTTCTTCAGAGATTTCTTCGAACTCAATAGTTTCTGTATTACAAAGTCCGTTTATAAATGTATTGTTAGGGTCATATACATAAGCGATACCACCACTCATACCTGCAGCAAAATTTCTACCTGTTTTACCTAAAACAACTACTTTACCACCGGTCATATATTCACAACAGTGATCTCCAACTCCTTCTACAACTGCTGTTGCACCAGAGTTACGAACTGCAAAACGTTCTCCTGCAATTCCGTTTATATACGCTTCACCGGCTACGGCCCCAAACATACAAACGTTACCAACAATAATATTATTTTCTGCTAAAAAGTCTGCTTTTGCGGGTTTCTTAATAATTAATTTGGCTCCAGATAAACCTTTACCTAAATAATCATTTGTGTTACCGTCTAAGATAAATGTTAATCCATGAGCACCAAATGCTCCAAAACTTTGACCTGCAGATCCTGTAAAGTTGATGTTTAATGTGTCTTCTGGTAAACCTAAGTGACCATAGATTTTAGAGATTTCATGACTTACAATGGCTCCAACAGTACGATTTGTATTTTTAATTGGATATGCTAAATTCATTTTTTCTTTTCTATATAAAGCTCTGTGAGAATCTTTTAATATAGTAAAGTCTAAAACTCCTTCTAAGTTGTGGTCTTGCTTTTCAGTATTCTTAACAATCATGCTTCTATAAGCAGTTGGTCTGTGTAAAATACTAGATAAATCTAAACCTTTTGCTTTATAGTGATTTATTGCTTTGTTTGCGTTAATTTTATGAGTCTGGCCCACCATTTCATCTAGTGTTCTAAAGCCTAGTTGCGCCATAATTGCTCTTAATTCTTCTGCAATATAGAAGAAGAAGTTAATTACGTGTTCTGGTGTTCCTTTAAAGTTTTTACGTAACTCTTTATCTTGAGTAGCAATACCAACCGGACAAGTGTTTAAGTGACATTTACGCATCATGATACAACCTGAAGCAACTAAAGGAGCGGTTGCAAAACCAAACTCTTCAGCACCTAGTAAAGCTGCAATAGCAACATCACGACCTGTTTTTAATTGTCCGTCACATTCTACAACAATTCTACTTCTTAAATCATTAAGAACTAAAGTTTGTTGTGCTTCAGCTAAACCAAGTTCCCAAGGTAAACCAGCGTGTTTTAATGAGGTAAGAGGAGATGCTCCGGTACCACCATCGTAACCAGCAATTAGTACAACATCTGCTTTTGCTTTGGCAACACCTGCGGCAATAGTACCAACACCAACTTCAGAAACTAACTTTACATTAATTCTAGCGTCTCTGTTTGCATTCTTTAAATCGTAGATTAATTGTGCTAAATCTTCAATAGAATAAATATCGTGGTGTGGAGGAGGAGAAATCAATCCAACAAAAGGAGTTGAGTTTCTTGCAGCTGCAATCCAAGGTAAAACTTTGGCTCCGGGTAATTGACCACCTTCACCAGGTTTTGCTCCTTGAGCCATTTTAATTTGTATTTCTTTTGCGCTTGATAGGTAATGAGAAGTTACTCCAAATCTACCAGAAGCTACTTGCTTAATGGCAGAGTTTCTGCTGTCTCCATTAATATCTTTTTGAAAACGTTTTCTGTCTTCACCACCTTCACCAGAATTAGATTTTCCTCCAATTCTATTCATGGCAATCGCTAAATTTTCATGTGCTTCTCTAGAGATAGATCCGTAAGACATGGCACCCGTTTTAAAACGTTTTACAATGTCTGTCCAAGGTTCTACTTCTTCTAATGGAATAGGGTCTAAGTTGTCGAACTGAAACAAACCACGAATTGTCATTAAACTTTCTGACTGTTCGTTGATTGTTTTGGCGTATACATCATAACTCGCTTGATCACTTAAACGTACAGCTTGCTGTAATTTTGCAACTGTTGTTGGATTAAATAAGTGGCGTTCACCATTTCTTCTCCATCTGTAATCTCCACCAACATTTAAACCTAAGTTTTTGTCAATTTGATTGTCTGGATATGCTTGTTTATAGCGTTGATCAATTTCTTTTTCAACTTCATATAAACCAATACCTTCAATTCTTGAGGCTGTATAAGGGAAGTATTTTTCTACAAATTGCGAGTTAAAACCTACAATTTCGAAAATTTGAGAACCTCTATAAGAATGTAGTGTAGAGATTCCAATTTTGTTCATTACTTTTAAAATTCCTTTACCAATCGCTTGGTTGAAATTATCTACAGCTTTTTGCTCGTCCATACCAGTTATGAAGCCTTCTTTAACTTGCATTCTGATAATTTCATTAACCATATATGGGTTTACAGCACTAGCGCCATAACCAAATAAAGTTGCAAAATGATGTGGTTCACGTGGTTCTGCAGATTCAATAATAATATCGAAATAAGAACGCTTACGTAAACGGTTTAATTGATGATTTACAAAAGAACATGCTAATAAAGCAGGAATAGGAGCAAACTCTTGGTTTACACCACGGTCAGATAATATAATGATGTTATTTTTTTCTTCAATTGCTTTTTCAACCTGAATAACAATTGCGTCTAAAGCATCCTCAAGTCCGTTTAATCCTTGTGCTTTTGGATATAAAATTTCAATAGTTTTTGCTTTGAAACTTTCAATATCTATATTTCTTATTTTTTCTAAATCGGCATTAGAAATAACAGGGTTCTGAATTCTTAATTTTCTACACTGTCTGTTTGTAATGCTGAAAATATTTCTATCTTTTCCTAAATTTAAACTAATATCAGTTACAATTTCTTCACGAATACCATCTAAAGGTGGGTTGGTAACTTGTGCGAAAAGTTGTTTAAAGTAGTTTGAGATTAATTGGGGTCTGTCTGATAAAACGGCTAAAGGTGTATCAATTCCCATTGATCCTAAAGCTTCTTTACCAACAATTGCCATTGGTGTAATTACTTCTTGAATATCTTCAAAAGTATAATTAAATAAACGTTGACGCGTTTTTACATCAATGGTTTCAATTGGGCAAGTTTCACCGTTATAAGGAACATCTTTTAAGTGTAAACGAGATTTGTCTAACCATTTTTGATACGGTCTTTCAGAAACAATTTTACTTTTTATTTCTTCATCCTGAATAATTCTACCTTCATTCATGTCTACCAAGAACATTTTTCCTGGTTCCAATCTTCCGTGTTCTTTTACGTCTTCTGGCGCAACATCTACAACACCAATTTCTGATGACATAATTAAGCTACCACTTTTTGTAACCGTATATCTAGATGGTCTTAAACCATTTCTATCTAATAAGGCTCCAATATAATCTCCATCTGTAAAAGGTACAGAAGCAGGTCCATCCCAAGGCTCCATAATACAGCCGTTGTATTCGTAAAAAGCTTTACGCTCTTTAGACATGGTTTTATGTTTTTCCCAAGCTTCAGGAATCATCATCATCATAATTTCTGGTAATGAACGACCGGTGTGAGTTAATAGTTCAACAACCATATCCATAGAAGCAGAATCTGATTTTCCTGGTAATATAATTGGGAATAATTTGTCTATTTGTGGTCCAAAAACATCACTTTTCATGATTTCTTCTCGAACTCTCATTCTACTAACATTACCACGTAAAGTGTTAATTTCACCATTCTGACACATGTGTCTAAATGGTTGTGCTAACTCCCAAGTTGGCATTGTATTGGTAGAAAAACGTTGGTGTACTAATGCCAAACGTGTTACTAAATCTATTTCTTGTAAATCTTTATAGTAAGGTCCAATATCTTCTGGCATAATAATACCTTTGTAGATGATTGTAGTAGTAGATAAACTTGGAATGTAAAAATATTTACTTTCAGAAATTTTAGATTTTCTGATGGTATGTTCTGCTATTTTTCTAGCAGCATATAATTTAGCTTTAAAGGTAGCTTCTTCAATTTCTTCGGTTTTACCGATAAATAATTGTTCAATAATAGGTTCTGATGCTAAAGCAATTTCTCCTAATTGAGAAGGGTCTACAGGAACTTCTCTCCATCCTAAAATGGCAAGTCCTTGTTGTTTTATTTCTTTTTCAAATGTGGTTTTACAGAAATTATATTGGTTGTCTACTTTTGGAAGAAACACCATTCCAACAGCATATTCGCGTTGTTCGGGTATAGGAAAATTACAGACTCGTTTAAAATAGTCATGAGGTATGTCTATTAAAATTCCAGCTCCATCTCCTGTCTTTCCATCTGCACTAACACCTCCTCTATGTTCTAGTTTTACTAGAATTTCTAGGGCGTCATGTATAATTTGATTTGTTTTATCTCCATTCAAATTACAGATAAAACCAGCACCGCAATTTTCGTGTTCAAACTCTGGTAAGTATAATCCTTGTTTCTCCATATTGTGTTCAATTATATATACAAATCTATGTATTTTATTGAAAAGGATTCAGTATTCTCGCTGTTTTAATGTGATTTTTATGATGAAAACAATAAAACCGTGTAAAAAAATTACTTATGACAATCTAAGGGAATTTTATTATCATATTCATAAAATAAGAAAAAAGTCCACAAATTTTTAAATTTGCAGACTTTTAACGTCATTTTAATTAAGTGACTAGTGCTCGTTTAAACGAAAATCAGGGTATGCATCCATACCGTGTTCATGAACATCTAATCCTTCTAATTCTTCTTTTTCACTAACTCTAATTCCCATTGTTTTCTTTAGAGTGTATATAATGATAAACGAAGTTACTAAGCAAAATACTGCATAAGAAGCTACTCCGATTAGTTGGCTAATAAATTGATCTACACCTGCAAGGTTACCAAATAAACCTACTGCTAAAGTTCCCCAAATACCACATATTAAGTGAACAGCAATAGCACCAACTGGGTCATCTAATTTTAATTTATCTATTAGGCTAACCGCAAAAACAATAATTACACCAGCAATAGCGCCAATTAAAATAGCGTCTGTAGGAGACATTTGATCTGCTCCCGCGGTAATACCAACTAATCCTCCTAAAATACCATTTAAGAACATTGTTAAATCTAAATTTTTATACATTATAGTAGAAACGATAGCGGCTACAACTCCACCTGCAGCTGCAGATAAACAAGTAGTTACTAAAGTTAAAGATGTTAATCCAGGATCTGCAGATAAAACAGAACCACCATTAAAACCAAACCATCCTAACCAAAGTATTAAAACACCAGCGGTTGCTAAAGGTATGTTATGACCAGGGATTGCTTGTATTTCTCCTTTTTTGAATTTTCCTATTCTAGCTCCTAATAAGCAAACAGCTACTACAGCTGCCCATCCACCAACGGAGTGTACTAATGTAGATCCTGCAAAATCGTAAAAAGGTGTTGATAATTGATCTAAAAATCCACCACCCCATTTCCAAGAACCTGCAATTGGGTAAACGATACCTACGTATATTACGGCGAATATCATAAATGGAAGTATTTTCATTCTTTCGGCAACAGCACCAGAAACTATGGTTGCAGCAGTTGCAGCAAACATTCCTTGAAATAAGAAATCAGTCCAGTAAGTGTAACCTTCATTGTAAGTAAGGTCTAAAGCGCCTTCTGCTGTTAATGGAGATGATAGTCCAAATCCTGCAAAACCAAAAATTCCAGATGAACCTTCTGCGAAGCCAGGGTACATTAAATTGAAACCTACTAATGCATATAGTAAAAGTCCGGTTGTGATGATGAATATATTTTTAAAAAGAATGTTAAGTGTGTTTTTCTGTCTTGTTAAACCAATTTCTAAAAATGCAAAACCTAAATGCATAAAGAAAACTAGTGCTGTACAGATCATCATCCATACATTGTTAATTGTTAATAATTCCATGTGT encodes the following:
- a CDS encoding glutamate synthase subunit beta; protein product: MGKITGFKEFERQDETYTAVKDRVKNYKEFTVPLSEEEITKQGSRCMDCGIPFCHSGCPLGNLIPDFNHMVHQGEWKKASWILHSTNNFPEFTGRLCPAPCEQSCVLGIIEDPVSIENIEKNIVERAFKEGWIKPQPPKNRTGKTIAIVGSGPAGLAAAQQLNRAGHTVTVFERDDEVGGLLRYGIPNFKLEKGIIDRRIAILEAEGIIFKTNVNVGVNYSVKDLKAFDSIVLCGGATERRSLPTPGIDADGVVQAMDFLTQQTKVVFGKEVKNQILATDKDVIVIGGGDTGSDCIGTSNRHGAKSVVNFEIMPKPPGHRSPTTPWPFWPLQLKTSSSHKEGAERNWLINTKEFVKDSDGKLTALKTVNVEWKMVPGQRPQLIEIAGTEKTWPCDLALLALGFTGPESTLADKLGLKTDARSNYKAEYGKYQTNVKNIFTAGDMRRGQSLIVWAISEGREAARQVDLFLMGKTELPSKDVTGDLVAM
- the gltB gene encoding glutamate synthase large subunit → MEKQGLYLPEFEHENCGAGFICNLNGDKTNQIIHDALEILVKLEHRGGVSADGKTGDGAGILIDIPHDYFKRVCNFPIPEQREYAVGMVFLPKVDNQYNFCKTTFEKEIKQQGLAILGWREVPVDPSQLGEIALASEPIIEQLFIGKTEEIEEATFKAKLYAARKIAEHTIRKSKISESKYFYIPSLSTTTIIYKGIIMPEDIGPYYKDLQEIDLVTRLALVHQRFSTNTMPTWELAQPFRHMCQNGEINTLRGNVSRMRVREEIMKSDVFGPQIDKLFPIILPGKSDSASMDMVVELLTHTGRSLPEIMMMMIPEAWEKHKTMSKERKAFYEYNGCIMEPWDGPASVPFTDGDYIGALLDRNGLRPSRYTVTKSGSLIMSSEIGVVDVAPEDVKEHGRLEPGKMFLVDMNEGRIIQDEEIKSKIVSERPYQKWLDKSRLHLKDVPYNGETCPIETIDVKTRQRLFNYTFEDIQEVITPMAIVGKEALGSMGIDTPLAVLSDRPQLISNYFKQLFAQVTNPPLDGIREEIVTDISLNLGKDRNIFSITNRQCRKLRIQNPVISNADLEKIRNIDIESFKAKTIEILYPKAQGLNGLEDALDAIVIQVEKAIEEKNNIIILSDRGVNQEFAPIPALLACSFVNHQLNRLRKRSYFDIIIESAEPREPHHFATLFGYGASAVNPYMVNEIIRMQVKEGFITGMDEQKAVDNFNQAIGKGILKVMNKIGISTLHSYRGSQIFEIVGFNSQFVEKYFPYTASRIEGIGLYEVEKEIDQRYKQAYPDNQIDKNLGLNVGGDYRWRRNGERHLFNPTTVAKLQQAVRLSDQASYDVYAKTINEQSESLMTIRGLFQFDNLDPIPLEEVEPWTDIVKRFKTGAMSYGSISREAHENLAIAMNRIGGKSNSGEGGEDRKRFQKDINGDSRNSAIKQVASGRFGVTSHYLSSAKEIQIKMAQGAKPGEGGQLPGAKVLPWIAAARNSTPFVGLISPPPHHDIYSIEDLAQLIYDLKNANRDARINVKLVSEVGVGTIAAGVAKAKADVVLIAGYDGGTGASPLTSLKHAGLPWELGLAEAQQTLVLNDLRSRIVVECDGQLKTGRDVAIAALLGAEEFGFATAPLVASGCIMMRKCHLNTCPVGIATQDKELRKNFKGTPEHVINFFFYIAEELRAIMAQLGFRTLDEMVGQTHKINANKAINHYKAKGLDLSSILHRPTAYRSMIVKNTEKQDHNLEGVLDFTILKDSHRALYRKEKMNLAYPIKNTNRTVGAIVSHEISKIYGHLGLPEDTLNINFTGSAGQSFGAFGAHGLTFILDGNTNDYLGKGLSGAKLIIKKPAKADFLAENNIIVGNVCMFGAVAGEAYINGIAGERFAVRNSGATAVVEGVGDHCCEYMTGGKVVVLGKTGRNFAAGMSGGIAYVYDPNNTFINGLCNTETIEFEEISEEVAAELKATIEKHVLYTDSKKGAELLADWDTSLKNFVKVMPTEYKKALKRIETEEPMFEELTIA
- a CDS encoding ammonium transporter, translated to MELLTINNVWMMICTALVFFMHLGFAFLEIGLTRQKNTLNILFKNIFIITTGLLLYALVGFNLMYPGFAEGSSGIFGFAGFGLSSPLTAEGALDLTYNEGYTYWTDFLFQGMFAATAATIVSGAVAERMKILPFMIFAVIYVGIVYPIAGSWKWGGGFLDQLSTPFYDFAGSTLVHSVGGWAAVVAVCLLGARIGKFKKGEIQAIPGHNIPLATAGVLILWLGWFGFNGGSVLSADPGLTSLTLVTTCLSAAAGGVVAAIVSTIMYKNLDLTMFLNGILGGLVGITAGADQMSPTDAILIGAIAGVIIVFAVSLIDKLKLDDPVGAIAVHLICGIWGTLAVGLFGNLAGVDQFISQLIGVASYAVFCLVTSFIIIYTLKKTMGIRVSEKEELEGLDVHEHGMDAYPDFRLNEH